Within the Candidatus Firestonebacteria bacterium RIFOXYD2_FULL_39_29 genome, the region AATAAGGAATCCCGTTTGTGCATAATAAAATATTTTACCGCAAAATATCCACAAATAAGAACGGCAATAATGATTATCAATAATAATCCGGAAGGTTTTTTCACTTTATTCCTTCCTGCTGCTTTTCAAGTTTCTTCGCCATATTAGTCACAGCTTCAAGCAGACCCAAAACCAGCTTTTCCTTAAAAGCTAAAGACCTTAAATTATTTTCATCATTTTCATTGGATAGGTAAGAAGTCTCCACAAGAGCCCCGGGCATTCTCACACCTCGTAAAACCGCGAAAGCAGCTTGTTTTACTCCTCTATTTCTTGTATTTAATATCTTACCGTTTAACATAGCTTTACTGATAGAACCTTCAACACCGGACTGTATCATGTCGGCAAAATCCATTGATTCTTTTTGAAATTCATTTTGCGCCAGATCCCAAAGAACAAACATAGAATCTACAGGTTGAACTTCTTTCTTTTCCACAGCGCCGGCATTTTCGCGTTTTACCAAGTCAATCGCAGAATCATCCGTAGCTATTGAGTTGTAATAAACTTCAAAACCATTATCCCGTTTACTTTCAGAAGAGTTGGCATGAATACTGATAAAAAGGTCGCCTTCATATTGATTTGCAAACGAAATCCTGTCTTCAAGAGTAATAAACTTATCTTCGGCTCTTGTCAAAATAGCTTTAAACCGCCGGTCGGGAGCATCCGCCAATACTTTAGCAAATAAATTGGAAATTTCCAAAACAACATCTTTTTCTCTTGTCCCTTTATTCCCGACAGCACCGCCATCTCTGCCCCCATGTCCGGGATCAATAACAACTTTAATAACTTTCGCAGGAACCGGCGGCGTTTGAGCTCCAGGCACTATATTATTTTGTACTGCTTCCTGTGCCAGCAGCCCCGCAACAATAAAAAGCAAACAGCTAATTTTCATTTTTGCCATATTTTACCCAGCACAAAAGTCTGGCTCCTATCAGGCCCTACCGACAATATAGTGACCTTAACACCCGTAAGCTTTTCAAGTTCTTTCACATATCTTTTAGTATTTCCAGGTAAGTCAGAATATTTTGTTATGCCTGTAAGGTCTTCCGTCCATCCTTTCATGGTCTTATAAACAGGGACGGCTTTCGCGAGCATATCCATATCTGCAGGAAAATCCTTATAAATTTTCCCGCCTATTTTATAGGCTACACATATTTTCAGCTCTTTCTGCCCGGAAAGCACGTCAAGTTTTGTAAGTGCTAATCCGGTCAAGCCGTTAACCATCGCTGAGTATTTAGAGACCACGGCATCAAACCACCCGCAGCGTCTCGGTCTTCCGGTCGTCGCGCCATATTCATGTCCTTTGTTCCGAAGCAGCTCCCCGCATGGATTATCCAGTTCTGTAGGGAACGGCCCTTCGCCTACCCTGGTTGTATATGACTTGGTAACACCGATAACCCGATCGATTGCACCAGGTCCGACCCCCGAGCCTGTACTCGCTCCGCCAGCCGTAGAATTAGAGGAAGTAACGTAAGGGTAAGTACCAAAATCTATATCCAGCATCGTGCCCTGCGCACCTTCAAAGAGTATTCTTTTATTACTCTCGGAATATTTATACAAGTAAGGGATGGTATTCACAATATATTTTCTTAATTGGCGGCCATAACCGAGATATTCTTTCAAGAGTTTTATTTTATTATAAGGTTTTTCGCCGTAATATTTACTAATGATAAAGTTTTTTTGCGCCAGATTCTTTTCCAGTTTTTCCGCTAATACCCTTTTATTTAGCAGATCAACCATTCGAATTCCAAGACGACCGACCTTATCAACATAGGCCGGTCCGATACCCCTACCCGTTGTCCCGATTTTTTCTTTTTTGTTTTTGTTCTCGCTCGAGGCATCAAGCAACTTATGGTAAGGCATAATAACACTCGCATTCTCGCTAACCTTCAGATAATTATCAACATTGATCCCGTTGGTTTTCAGATAAGCAATCTCTTCCAGAAGATATTTTGGATCAATAACAACGCCGTTACCTATTATACAGGCTTTACCTTTATGCAGTATTCCGGAAGGTATCAGATGAAGAACAAATTTTCTCCCGTCAATCACTACCGTATGTCCGGCATTATTCCCGCCTTGATAACGAATTACAACACTTGCTTCTTTGGCAAGAAAATCTATTATTTTTCCCTTACCTTCATCTCCCCATTGAACGCCCAAAACAACAAGATTCATCTTATTCTCCCTGTGTTAATTCTTTTTTTGCCCTATCCAGGTTTTTCCTGGTCTTGTTTGAATCAGGGTCCAGTTTTAAGACCTGTTCCCAGATTTCTACCGCTTTTTTCAAATCACCCTGCTTGTATAATTTTAAACCTTCATAGTATAAGTCAGAAACCTTTTTTTCGTCAACACTTTTTTTTGCATTAGCAGCACTGTGTTTTTCTTTCTGAAGAGCTGTTTTCTTTACCGGAACTTCTTTTTTTACAGTTTTTTTCCGTTCTGCTTCTTTCTTTTCAACTGGCTTTAAAGAGTTTTCTTTACTTGCCTCATTAACAAGATTACAGAACTCTTTCAATTGCTTATTATTTGGAGTTAAAGACAATCCTTTTTCCCACTCTCTTAATGCTTTTTCTTTTTCACCTGCTCTATAAAATACCAACCCTTTAAGAAACAATTCTTTTACTAAATCCTTAAAAGAATCCCCGGGTTCCTCTTTGTAAACCTCTCTTTCAAGAGCTACAAGCATATTCTTACTAGCATCGTCCGCATTATTTGTTTCCAGAGCTTTCAAAAACTCAGATTTAGCTTTTTCAGAATCATTTGCTTTATAATACTCAAGACCTTTTTGATAGTGCTCGATAGAAACCGTTTTAGCTTGCTCCGCCTCATAAAAAAACGGAATTAAGAAAAACAAAAGGGCAATTTGCTTCATATTTTCTTAAGGCCAAGAACATCATATATCTGAACCTTAATTGTCTTTCCCTTTACCGTCGCAAACCCAAGATCTTTGACAACAATAATATCCTTCACTTTCTCATAGACAGAATGACTGATAATAATCGAAGCATGGTATTCCTTGGTAAGTGATTCAAGACGCGAGGCAAGGTTAACGGTATCACCGAGCGCAGAGTATTCCATCTTTCTGTCCGTACCCATAAATCCAACTACGGCCTCTCCTGAATTAATACCGCAGCCAATCTCAAATTGCTCCCGACCCTGGCTCTTCCAAATCTCTCTCAATTCTTTCATCTTTTCCTGCATTTCAATCGCCATTCTGACTGCCAGTTCCTCATCATTGGGCCTTGCTAAGGGAGCACCAAACTCAACCATAATAGCATCACCTATATATTTATCAACCGTACCGCCATACTTAAAAGCAATACTCGTCATTTCTTTAAAATAGAAATTAAGGACTTCAACGACTTCTTCCGGAGCCAGCCTTTCTGCCATAGTAGTAAAGTTTCTAATATCAGAGAAGAATACTACAAGTTTCTGCTTTCTGCCTCCGACTGTCAGATTATCAAGACCGTTTTTAATTATCTCATCCACTACCTGTCTTGATACAAAGCGCTGAAATGCACCTTTCATCTTTCTGCTTTTTTGGCCTTCAGTAATAACCCTATAGCCCACATTTACCACATAAGTAAGAATAAGAGCAACAAAAGGCACGGAAATATCCAGCCAATAATTTCTGATAAACAAATATAGCACCAGGAAAAAATATGAAATATATACAAGAATAGAAAGAGCGGCACTCAAAAGTGGAGTAAATCTGGAAGTAAAAAATAATATTATCGTAACAAATGCCAATAATACAAGATAATTAATCAGTATACCGGATTTTTCAAGATACTCGTTCTTAAGCAGGTCATCAATGGCGTTCGCATGAATTTCCACACCGGGCATATTTCCGAGTTCGGTAAAAGGAGAAAGAAATTCATCATGCAAAACAGTGCTCGTAGCTCCTACAAGTACTATTTTGTCTTTAAAGGTACCTTTAGGAACTTCCCCATTAAGGACTCTATAAAACGAAACCCGTTTGAAAGTTTTAGGTCCCCCCTCAAAATTTATTAACAAAGTATTATCTCCAGAATTCACCCCTTTTTTATAACCGGTATTACGCCGCATTACATCATCTATAACCTGCTCTTCAGTCTTACCGGTAAACATACTGACAGAAGCAAGCGCAAAAGAATACACTTTCTGCGCATCTTTATAAAGTATTTTTGAGAGCTCTTTTTTATCATCCAGAAAATCAACAAGAGCAGATTTTCTGACAACTCCGTCAATGTCCATTTCAAAAGCTGTATAACCCGTCTTCTTCATAGAATCATTCAGAACTTTTATCGGCAGATTATATCTTTTATAAGGCATTTCCCATGCGCCCTTAGCATTTTCCACAACAAGTTTGTCATCTGTAAAGGTTGCAACTGAAAGTACATTTCCGGCAGCTTTAGCAGCTTTTGCAAAAAAAAGGTCTTTTTCAGGCATAGGACCCGGATTAGCAAATTCAATATCCAAGCCGATAACTTTTGCATTATCCGCTTTTAGTTTTTCAATAATCTTTCCGTATACATCACGCGGCCAGGGGTAAGTACCAAGTTCTTCAAAACTCTTATCATCAATCGCAACAATAATAACATCATCAATCGGGGCTCTATGCCCTCTCCATGAAAAGAGCATATTATAGCTGCCGCTCTTTAATGATGGTACAGGATTCTTAAAAACAAAAAAAGTTAAAACTAACAAAACAGCAAAGCCTATCAGCATTGCCGCTAATAGGCCTTTATTGTTTTTACGAAACTTAGCTACTACCATTTAACAGTGTATCCTACTTTCACGGAATCTATTCCGTTGATTTGACAGAACATTGCATTTGGATTACGGCCTTCTGCAGTATGCTTTTTTGGATCAAAAGATAATACCGAATCCAGTAGATTAAGAGCCCAGATTCCTGCTGTTATTTTAATAGCTCCTGAAAATTTCTGATAGGATTCATTAGCTATTTGATAACTTTCTTCTATTAGTATTGGATCAGTCCTCATGTTATATTCATCATATTTTTTTGTATAATCTAAATACCCCGATATTGACCCTGCAGCAGAAGCAACCCCTGCAATTAGAAATAACCAGCCTTTAAAATCATCTTTATTATAGAATTGCCCCCAGCCGGGAATAATTAAGGATCTCCATGCCGGATCTATGAAACTCCCGCTGCCGGGACCGCTTGAGCTTTGCATTTGCTGTATAAGCTTTGAAGTATCGGAGTTATTTGTTATTACGGCATCACTTACCTTAACTGTATCCCCTTCTTTTACAGACAACTTTCTGTTAAAAAATTTTGCTCTGGAAGCATCCTTTTGTACATCAATAAGCTCAATCTCTCCTACATCTTCATACTCTCTCATAATAACCTTACCTGTAGAATCTTTAATCTCTTCTTTTATCCTATTTACCATTAATTTCATTCCTTTAGATACATTATCGGTAGACCCAAGGTCAACAACTACACTTTCCTGATTCGAAACTCTTACTACTTTTCCTGTAAGAGGCGTCTTTATTGCTATTGAAAAAGCTATTCTCTTCACAACATCGGCTAACTTATCTTCGGAATCGCAAGACCCTTTTTCGATAGCTATTGATTCACTCTTTTCTACATCAGTCAGGGTAACAGAAATATTTATACTGTTACCAAGTTTTGTCAAAGAACCGGTTGCCATGATATTAACGCCAAGTATTTTACCGACTTCAACAGCACACTCACTTGAGGTGCAACCTGTTTGTTGAAAAGCCTGCTCTTTCAAAACCTTTTCCATGTTTTTCTTATCCACAATTACAAACCTTCCTGTTGAAAAAAGCTCAGCACGCATCATCTCGGAAACCGCCAACGCCGTATCCTTTGAAATGTTTGAACTTTCCAGATCATAAACGCCCATTCTTACTCTCTCGCTTGCGTTTGCAGGTAAAATAAATATAGCAAGGCAAATAAACAATCCAATTAATAGCTTTTTCATCTGTTCCTCCTGAACTGCCTATTATCAAAACTACAATAATTATTAAGTAAGGCAGTTATTCGCAAATACCAGCCCTACCCTCATCTTGTTTTCATTAGTATTTTACACAATCTTTATTGTATTATCAATATATATTATAACAGTTTTCGTATACTTTGCTGTGAAAAATATTACATAAATTTGGTAAATTACTCCGAAATTATATCGACGCAAAACACGAAAATATCGGTATTTTCATCCTTCCACGCATCTTTGGGCAGACCGGCTTTTCCGGCACAAATATTATTCATAAATTCTTCCAAATTCCAACCTGTCTCTTTGGCAACTTGAGGCAAAAAAACCCCTGAAAAAGAACCCTTTTTTACCAATACCCCGTGAATACCAAGTTTTATTTCAGATGTATTTTTTATTTTTTTGAGCGGAGATAGCACAGATATTTCAATTATTATCTCTTTTAATTCCGGCAAAGTAACCGGAACAAATCTCGGGTCATTAAAAGCTGCCTCTTTAGCCATTTCAATTATTGTTTCGAAAAGCGGTTCATCTGAAAACATATTTCCGATACAACCTCGAAGATTACCGTCTTTTTTGTGCAAAGTAACAAAAGCACCGGAATGCTGCAGACAATTCTTCCTTTTCTCCTTAAATTCCGGACTTTCTCTATTTTCAAGACAATGAGTTATTGTATCACGTGCAAGTTGAAGGAGAATCTTTTTTTCTTCTGCGCTAAATCCTGTCAATGCACTATCTTTTTTCAAAATAAAAACTCCTCCAACCTTTAGATGCTCGGATGCGCAGATGCCTGGATGCTCAGCAACCAATTCTGCAATTGCCGCATTCCGTCCTTCCGCCTGGGCGTATTTCACGAAGAATTAAGGTCTTATATCAAAAACTTCGCTCAACAGCTTTTATGCGTTTGCCAAGCCTCTGCGCATCTAAGCATCGTCTCTTTGTCTACTTCATTTGTTCTCGAGCCGAATCCACACTGGAAATAATACCGCTCAATGATAGTTTCAAATCATTTTTACTTGTAGCTTCTGCCAGAGCCATATCAAGCGTAATCAGTCCTTTTTTGTAAAGCTCCGCAAGAGATTGATCAAAAGTCTGCATACCATATTGGGCAGAACCTTGTTGTATCATAGACTTAATTGAAGAAAGCTTATTTTCTCTTATAAGTGATTTTATTGTAGGAGTACCCAACATTACTTCTACTGCAGGAACACGCCCTTTTCCGTCCGCCTTTTCAATAAGCCGCATTGAAATAATCGCCGTTATTATATTTGCAAGCTGATTACGGATCTGGTTTTGTTGAGAAGCCGGATAAAAATCAATTAACCGGTCTATAGTTTGACTTGCGTCAATTGTGTGTAAAGTCGAAAGTACCAAGTGTCCTGTCTCACCTGCCGAAATAGCCGCACTAACAGTATCAATATCTCTCATTTCACCTATAAATACAACATCAGGATCCTGTCTTAACACATACTTCAAAGCTACATCATAAGAATCAGTATCAATTCCAAGCTCACGCTGGGTTACGCTGCTCATACTGTCAGTATGCATGAATTCTATAGGATCCTCTATTGTAATTATATGATAGGGCTGATTATCATTTATATATTTAACTAACGAAGCAAGGGTAGTCGATTTTCCACTTCCGGTGGCACCTGTCATAAGAATAAGACCTCTGGATTCAAGAGCAACTTTTTTCAAAATTGGCGGCAAAGTAAGCGCATCAAAAGACGGGATATCTTTAGGAATCATCCTAATAATAATTTCGATAGTACTCTTTTGTCTGAACGCATTTATTCTGTATCTTGCCGAACCTGTGGGAGAGTACGAAAGATCTATCTCGTTAGCTTCAGCGAATTTTACTCTTTGACGCTGACTCATCATGGCAAAAAGCATTTCTTCTATGTCTGCTTCTGTAAGCAGAGGAAGTTCAACTTGAGTTATTTTTCCGTCAATACGAAGAAGAGGAGGCCGCCCAACCTTCAAATGAAGGTCTGAGGCTTTTTTTTCCAGCATCTTATTAAGCAGGTCATTAATCAGCATAAACCCTCCAATAAATTGTTGACTAAGTAATTCAAATTTTGTTATATTATAGCACAGAATCGAGTCAGATTCAATCACAGGTACTTAAGGGGAATAATGAAAACAAGAGCCGGCCTTTTAATGATGTGTTGTATTATTTATACAGGAATTACTTTCCTTCTTATCAATCACACTATTGATGGTTTTTTATTATCTGAGTCAAAAAAACGAGAAGATTTGAGATTGGAATGGCTTAAAAATGAAATTTCCAGGTACTCTATTTCCGAAGACGATATAATGCTTAATAATTCTTTAGAGAACCTGATAAAACAACCGGAAGTTTTAAAAATCACTATCAGTCAACAAGGCAGGATAATAGCAGACAGCGATCCTGCAGATATTAATTCAAAATCTTTATTTATCCAGCAGTTAACTCCCGAAGAAGGAAAAAATAATATATTATTCCGGCAGGAGGACTATAGATTCGGAGGAAAAGAATACAAGCTGACTTTAAAAATAAATAATATTCTTTCAAAAGCTTTAATGGATTCTTTAATGATAAACTTAGGCGTCTCTTTTCTTATATTTCTACTGCTGACATTATTTATTATTTCCAGGGGTAAAGACAAGCCGAATATTAACGCATCTCCATTAATTCGAAAAGAAAGCTTTTTTTTCTTCAAGGAAGAGGATTTATTAATTTCAAATTCCGCTATTGTTCTTATTCTGTCCGGGGACAATCAGGTATTAAAAGCCAGCAAAAAAGCTTTTGAGACTTTTGGTTATGATATTAAAGGGAAATATATTACAGAGCTCATGAGTCTCAGCATAATTAAAGAATACTTTTCAGAAGGAAAAAAACCTCTCACTGCAAATGGAAAAAAATATTTTATACTTTAAGCACTGCCTTTTAAAAGTACTCATCTGAAGTCAAACAAAGATAAATAAGGCATCAGCCTTTTAGAAGAATCTCAATTTTCTCTTTATCTTCAGGATAACTCAGGACATTAAAGCTCACTATAATTTTTACTTTTTCAGAAGCGCTTTCCTGTTGAAAGAATAGTTTCCGTTTTTTATACCCCACAACCAAATCATTCTTCTCCACCTGACTTTTTATACGATTTAACACCGTTAAAACTTCCTTCTGCCCTGTTTTATACAGTAAAACAGCAATAACATTATCATACCTTGCTACAATATCATAGACTCTTGTTCCCTTCTTTATAATTTCCCCGGCAGCACAAAGTAACGCGATCTTAAGTTTTGACTCTGCAACTTCAGGTTCAATGTTAATCATCACTACTGCAACACCTTCTTTAAACCTTGAAGCCTTATTAAGGAGCTCCTTCAACCGGGCAAGAAAATACATTTTATTAAAAAAGCCGGTTTCCCTGTCCACTAAATTTCTACTGATATAATAATTTAATTCTGCGTTTTGATCTTTGGTAGC harbors:
- a CDS encoding adenylosuccinate synthase, whose amino-acid sequence is MNLVVLGVQWGDEGKGKIIDFLAKEASVVIRYQGGNNAGHTVVIDGRKFVLHLIPSGILHKGKACIIGNGVVIDPKYLLEEIAYLKTNGINVDNYLKVSENASVIMPYHKLLDASSENKNKKEKIGTTGRGIGPAYVDKVGRLGIRMVDLLNKRVLAEKLEKNLAQKNFIISKYYGEKPYNKIKLLKEYLGYGRQLRKYIVNTIPYLYKYSESNKRILFEGAQGTMLDIDFGTYPYVTSSNSTAGGASTGSGVGPGAIDRVIGVTKSYTTRVGEGPFPTELDNPCGELLRNKGHEYGATTGRPRRCGWFDAVVSKYSAMVNGLTGLALTKLDVLSGQKELKICVAYKIGGKIYKDFPADMDMLAKAVPVYKTMKGWTEDLTGITKYSDLPGNTKRYVKELEKLTGVKVTILSVGPDRSQTFVLGKIWQK
- a CDS encoding type IV pili twitching motility protein PilT; this encodes MLINDLLNKMLEKKASDLHLKVGRPPLLRIDGKITQVELPLLTEADIEEMLFAMMSQRQRVKFAEANEIDLSYSPTGSARYRINAFRQKSTIEIIIRMIPKDIPSFDALTLPPILKKVALESRGLILMTGATGSGKSTTLASLVKYINDNQPYHIITIEDPIEFMHTDSMSSVTQRELGIDTDSYDVALKYVLRQDPDVVFIGEMRDIDTVSAAISAGETGHLVLSTLHTIDASQTIDRLIDFYPASQQNQIRNQLANIITAIISMRLIEKADGKGRVPAVEVMLGTPTIKSLIRENKLSSIKSMIQQGSAQYGMQTFDQSLAELYKKGLITLDMALAEATSKNDLKLSLSGIISSVDSAREQMK